ataaaaattaaaagcatATACTTCTTTAAGCAAATACTTAACCGGGCTCTGTATATTTTTGGCCCGGTCACTAACCAAGCGTGAgcaatactccatccgtccttaaaaaaaataatctacatAAATAATTGATCCATTGTAATACAACGAATAACGAATATGAATAGGGACTATTTAAATTTGCTATATTAGGATGGATGACATAGGTGGTGTTTAAAAGTcctgaagataaagatgaagatgaagattaagtgttttacgcaaAACAATGttgtaataacatgtgattaattgagttttaattattccaaacttaaaaaatagattaatctgatattttagaacaactttcatatataaagttttcgcacgaaatgcaccgtttagcagtttaaaaaacgtatgcaccgtttaacagtttaaaaaacgtggcacgagtatccaaaatttaatccaacTTTTATTGGAGAAAAAATAGGGCCATAGATTAGGTTTTATGtgacgaagggagtagctaGTAATCCTACGTCTAAACCAAACATTTTGGTTCGAACCAACGTGACGGCCAGATGGAGCATCCAGGGGAGGGGGCGGCACCATGTATTCGTACTAGATAAAATAGAGAATTATTCTCGTGGGTCTCATCATTCCTAAATTATGTGAAAAAGCGTTGCTCAAAGAATAATCGAACaggtatttttttgttgtggGTCCATGGCCGATCTTTGGTACGTGAACTAGCATTAGAGATTCCCTTATTAGGATGATAACTAGGATTCTCTCGTCGTAATTTCCAGAATGCGACAACGGCAATACTATTGGGTATTGGATTTTCTGTCAGGATTCTGATTTCAACAGTAAAATGATATCTTTAGATTTTATTTCTGAAATATTTCGTGATACAATGGTATAAACTATAGGTGTTTTCGAGGTAAACTTTGAGAAGGGGGACATGGAGTTCCTGTTTCATATTAAGAAGAACaaaaaattagaagaaaaacCATACAACTATACGATTTATTGATGAAAAACCGTCACAAAACCCAACTCTGGTCATCTAAACAACAGACCATAGCAAAACAAGCGAAACCGACAAACCACCTATGCGCATGGCGATGGAAATTAGTTGTCAGAAAAGTATTCTTTAGCACTCTGTGATGTAAAATAGCACATATCTCCTCTTTTCTACCAaggattttttttgcaaaaactgCTAAATCTTCCCTGCCACACAGTAATAGAATCTCATATCCACAGTTTGTCTAAAGTCAAAACTGAAAACGGCCTTTTATTTCCTGTTGGTAGCTTCTATGCCTCATGTTTCTGCTAAGGCATATCCGTTTATTTCAATAGAAATGGGAGGGGATAATCTCTCTAGTTTAAAGAGGAATGGAAGGTTATGCTATTTTAgaatcaaatttgaaaatatactttgttttttcatattttacgtttatatacatgtctgggattaatttgcaaaaatatacctaATCCGCAGAACGGTTGCGCGGGAGCGATGGCAAACCGCAGACTGGGAAAGCGGGAGCGGAACCCGAGCCGGTCGCGTGAAACCGGGATGCGCGACCGAGCCGGTCCCGCAGTGCCGATGTGCGGGAGCGATGGCGCCCTCGGCCGCGTGGCGGTACCGCGGAACGGCTACGCGGGAATGCGTAGGCGGCTGTGTTATTCCCCCAATTTTTCTAACTCATCTCCTTTTTCCGCACACGCTTTCCAAagtgctaaacggtgtattttttgcaaaaagtttctatatgaaagttgcttaaaaaaatcatattaatccatttttgaaaaaaaaatctaataattaattaatcacgtgctaatggactgctttGTTTTCCGTGCGGGAGATGTGTTCGCTGTTTGGGGGAATGATGCATGCGGAAGAGTCGGTCCCGCACATCTGGCGTGCGGGAAAGAGGCTGGTCCCACGCATCCATTATGCGGGAGCGTGCCAGCTCCGGGCATCGCCCAAAAAACCACGTTGCTCCTGCAGGACTAGCGCGGTACTGCATCCCCGGCCTGCGGGACCGGCTCGGTCCCGTATCCCGGTTCCGCTGGACCGGCTTGGGTTTCGCTCCCACATCCCTATTCTGCAGGTCGTCCTCGTTCCCGCGTAGCCGTTCTGCGGATTGGGTATATTTTTACAAATTAATctcatgcatgtatataatcacaaaatatgaaaaaaagtaatatattatcaaattttatacaTACGTCCCTCTCGGAACGATGCTCGTTGCACGCATTAGCTCTAGAATCACTAtagttatccgagtagcacgtacaaTCAAACAAACGACAACTGATTTATCGATCGATGTAGAAGCCCTATATATAAAAGCAGAGCCTATCCCTCATCGCTGAGCCACACGCACAAACTGCACAATCAAATCAAGCGttggagagaggaagaaggtaAGCTAAGCAAAGCAAGCAAAGCTAGAGAGAAAGTGACAGCAGCAATGGCGGGGGGCGAGCTTGTGCTGCTGGACTTCTGGGCGAGCCCGTTCGGGCAGCGGTGCCGCATCGCGCTGGCGGAGAAGAAGCTCCCCTACGACTACTCCGAGCAGGAGCTCCTCGGCGCCAAgagcgacctcctcctccgctccaaCCCCATCCACGCCAAGGTCCCCGTCCTCCTCCACGGCGACGGAGACGGCCGCGCCGTCTGCGAGTCCCTCGCCATCCTCGAGTACCTCGACGACGCCTTCCCGGACGCCacccctcgcctcctcccctccgccgccgacgacccgtACGCGCGCGCCCGGGCCAGGTTCTGGGCCGACTACGTCGACAAGAAGGTGTACCCGGTGGGGACGCGGCTGTGGAAGGTCAAGGGGGAGGAGGGCgtacgcgcggcggcgggggcgcgcgGCGAGCTGGTGGAGGCGCTGCGGACGCTCGACGGCGAGCTCGGGGAGAAGGAATTCTTCGGCGGCGAGTTTGGGTTTGTGGACGTGGCGCTGGTGCCGATGATGCCGTGGGTGTACAGCTTCGCGAGGTACGGCGGGTTCAGCGTGGAGGAGGAGTGCCCGCGggtggcggcgtgggcgcggcggtgcATGGAGCGGGACAGCGTCGCCGGCAGCCTCCGCTCGCCGGAGGAG
The window above is part of the Oryza sativa Japonica Group chromosome 7, ASM3414082v1 genome. Proteins encoded here:
- the LOC4343183 gene encoding probable glutathione S-transferase GSTU1; the protein is MAGGELVLLDFWASPFGQRCRIALAEKKLPYDYSEQELLGAKSDLLLRSNPIHAKVPVLLHGDGDGRAVCESLAILEYLDDAFPDATPRLLPSAADDPYARARARFWADYVDKKVYPVGTRLWKVKGEEGVRAAAGARGELVEALRTLDGELGEKEFFGGEFGFVDVALVPMMPWVYSFARYGGFSVEEECPRVAAWARRCMERDSVAGSLRSPEEIYDFIGLLRKHYGIDD